The Paraburkholderia dioscoreae DNA window GCGCGGGTCTTTATTCCGCGCTTTCCAGCATCCGCAGCGCGGCTTTCTCGGCATTGGCGACGTGCAGCCGCGCGATCTCCTGCGCGGCCTCGCCGTCGCGCGCTTTCAATGCCTTGTATAGCCGGTCGATTTCGCGCAGGCTGTCCGGCAGCCGCTCCGGATGCATTAGCGAGGTGGTGCGCAGCAGATTGATGCGCGAATAGAGACTGTTGAGGATTTCCCGCACCAGCGCGTTGCCGCAGTTCTCCAGCAGCAGATCGTAAAGCGCGGTCTTGGCCCGCAGAACGCCGGCCTGGTTTTGCGCAGCGGCTTCGACGCGCAGTTCCTTCGCCACTTCACCAAAGCGCGCAATGGCGTCGTCGTTTGCAAGGCGTGCGAATTCGTGGGCGGCGAAACCTTCGAGCAGCCCGCGCAGCGCGTATAGCTCGACGGCCTCCTCTTTCGACATCACCGCAACG harbors:
- a CDS encoding GntR family transcriptional regulator, which translates into the protein MSTDMGLVRPETLRHHVENVLRQAIVSGRFAPGARLIERELCESLGVSRTSVREALRRLEAEKLVRSVPHKGPIVAVMSKEEAVELYALRGLLEGFAAHEFARLANDDAIARFGEVAKELRVEAAAQNQAGVLRAKTALYDLLLENCGNALVREILNSLYSRINLLRTTSLMHPERLPDSLREIDRLYKALKARDGEAAQEIARLHVANAEKAALRMLESAE